A single window of Rana temporaria chromosome 1, aRanTem1.1, whole genome shotgun sequence DNA harbors:
- the LOC120943784 gene encoding olfactory receptor 6B1-like: MHINQSKVGEFIILGFPGSLSLQYFCFLLLLLTYLLTLTSNFVIIIITWIERSLHTPMYYYLRNLSFLEICYVSVIVPKILTTITPHGRYISFPSCIIQMLFFFFLGSTECFLFGVMAYDRYLAICKPLRYTTLMNNNMCYSFSIVSVIGGFMTTFPNIILISQLPFCGGHIINHFFCDTPPLLQLSCADTYLIDILDFVCASLVSLFSFSVTLISYLYIFAKLLHIPINNRRKTFSTCSSHLIVVFIYYSTVIFMYVRPKVSLTFTLNRVVAVFYTVITPILNPLIYCLRNKEVKLSIQKHLGTWKNVYVR, from the coding sequence ATGCATATCAATCAAAGCAAAGTGGGTGAATTTATAATTCTGGGATTTCCTGGTTCTCTTAGTTTGCAATATTTTTGCTTCTTGCTCCTACTGTTAACATATCTGTTAACGCTTACAAGTAACTTTGTGATCATCATTATTACATGGATAGAAAGAAGTCTGCACACACCTATGTATTATTATCTTCGTAACCTCTCTTTTCTGGAAATTTGTTATGTTTCTGTAATTGTGCCCAAGATTCTCACCACTATTACTCCACATGGGAGATATATTTCTTTCCCTAGTTGCATAATACAgatgctttttttcttcttcttgggatccacagaatgttttttatttgGTGTCATGGCGTATGACCGCTACTTAGCCATCTGCAAACCACTGCGATACACAACTCTGATGAATAATAACATGTGCTACAGTTTTAGTATAGTCTCAGTCATTGGAGGCTTTATGACCACTTTCCCAAATATTATCTTAATCTCCCAACTTCCATTTTGTGGGGGTCATATTATTAACCATTTCTTTTGTGACACTCCCCCCCTGCTTCAACTGTCTTGTGCAGACACATACCTAATTGATATATTGGATTTTGTGTGTGCTTCCCTAGTGTCATTATTTTCTTTCTCTGTGACACTGATttcctatttatatatttttgcaaaacTCCTACATATACCTATTAACAATAGAAGAAAAACCTTTTCTACTTGTTCCTCCCACCTAATTGttgtgtttatttattatagTACTGTTATATTTATGTATGTTAGACCAAAAGTAAGCTTGACTTTTACTCTTAATCGAGTAGTTGCAGTTTTTTACACTGTGATAACACCTATACTTAATCCTCTAATATACTGTTTAAGAAATAAAGAAGTGAAACTTTCCATTCAAAAGCACCTGGGTACTTGGAAGAATGTTTATGTGAGATAG